Proteins from a genomic interval of Benincasa hispida cultivar B227 chromosome 7, ASM972705v1, whole genome shotgun sequence:
- the LOC120081044 gene encoding glycine-rich cell wall structural protein 2-like, whose amino-acid sequence MATTRAVGLVLFVLLMVDFTLAARFFRGYGGGGGGGSGGGGGGGEGSGPWSGSGYGSGYGSGYGSGYGDDGYSRYGDEGYGPYGGGGGGGGGGGGGGGGGGGANGAGYGRGFGSGSGSGYGLSLIHI is encoded by the coding sequence ATGGCCACCACCAGGGCGGTTGGTTTGGTGCTCTTTGTTTTGTTAATGGTGGACTTCACTCTTGCTGCTAGGTTCTTCAGAGGCTATGGAGGTGGTGGAGGAGGTGGTAGTGGTGGCGGTGGAGGTGGCGGAGAAGGTTCGGGGCCTTGGTCGGGTTCGGGATATGGTTCGGGGTATGGCTCGGGTTATGGTTCGGGATATGGCGATGATGGCTACTCTAGATATGGAGATGAAGGCTATGGACCATATGGTGGTGGTGGAGGTGGAGGTGGAGGAGGAGGTGGAGGCGGCGGCGGTGGTGGTGGCGCAAATGGAGCCGGGTATGGGCGTGGGTTTGGATCGGGAAGTGGGTCAGGGTacgggctgtctcttatacacatctag